The following are from one region of the Pocillopora verrucosa isolate sample1 chromosome 3, ASM3666991v2, whole genome shotgun sequence genome:
- the LOC131771803 gene encoding protein naked cuticle homolog 2-like isoform X2: MSSNLQDGHCGSEKEFCKKYSYYDYPIEVVELPDEPDGKRFELFFEREGQVEASTQTTRPITAVSECGQSIKSTGSDRQEWSYTLYDFEGQGQVTRDDVKNLVKSIYDVLGKSISHPKGTQKDPVKKLCVKLSLSKERGRDLNSRTRHECVLTGSGFEEHPRRSKGRKYLSIQREGSLTVNPPSTDCLGQFRPKSSLCEPIQSEQHASSSGHPRRSSSCRRCEHRQPVDKDCVRNDPRRSANPVDSKGMYHFPKRMQTGPGECNPPVSNSEEMTRVKDWINQWCHMYDKGEEEPREEHHRHKHKLHHRHRVCQTNSCDMGCGLRRCPQYLDLATDHLTYPYHTESQSFPFANGSPSPQHSHRHSEYHHCRRNLTRDSDLCHQDGQPVMHRHEHHHHHSHHHYHHYVS, translated from the exons ATGTCCTCAAAT CTGCAAGATGGACACTGTGGATCAGAAAAAGAGTTCTGTAAAAAGTATTCTTACTATGACTATCCCATTGAAG TTGTTGAATTACCTGATGAACCAGATGGTAAAAGATTTGAGCTGTTTTTTGAGCGCGAAGGACAGGTTGAAGCTTCTACCCAAACCACGAGGCCAATCACG GCGGTAAGTGAATGTGGTCAGTCAATTAAATCAACAGGATCAGACCGGCAGGAATGGTCATACACCCTTTATGACTTTGAAGGCCAAGGCCAAGTCACTCGAGat GACGTGAAGAACCTTGTGAAGTCAATCTATGATGTCCTTGGCAAAAGCATTTCTCATCCCAAAGGAACACAAAAAGATCCTGTTAAAAAACTCTGTGTGAAATTGTCACTCTCAAAGGAAAGAGGCAGAGATCTTAATAGTAGGACAAGGCATGAATGTGTCCTGACTGGTAGTGGCTTTGAGGAACATCCCAGAAGGAGTAAAGGCAGAAAGTACCTTTCAATACAAAGAGAGGGGTCTTTGACTGTGAACCCTCCATCTACAGACTGCCTTGGTCAATTCAGACCTAAGAGCAGCCTGTGTGAGCCAATACAGTCAGAGCAACATGCCAGCAGCAGTGGGCATCCTCGCAGATCATCATCATGCAGGAGGTGTGAGCACAGGCAACCTGTTGACAAGGATTGTGTGAGAAATGACCCCCGAAGGAGTGCCAACCCTGTTGACTCAAAGGGAATGTATCATTTCCCTAAGAGAATGCAAACTGGGCCTGGAGAATGTAACCCACCAGTATCCAATAGCGAGGAAATGACCAGAGTTAAGGATTGGATCAATCAGTGGTGTCACATGTATGACAAGGGGGAGGAAGAACCCCGTGAAGAACACCACAGGCACAAACATAAGCTGCACCATCGACATCGTGTCTGCCAAACCAACAGCTGTGATATGGGCTGTGGCCTTCGTCGCTGCCCTCAGTACCTTGATCTTGCAACAGATCACCTAACCTACCCTTACCACACAGAAAGTCAGTCATTCCCTTTTGCAAATGGATCTCCCTCACCACAGCACAGTCACAGACACAGTGAATATCATCACTGTAGGCGCAACTTAACTAGAGACAGTGACTTATGTCATCAGGATGGACAACCAGTCATGCATCGCCATGAGCACCACCACCATCACAGtcaccatcattatcatcactatGTCAGCTAA
- the LOC131771803 gene encoding protein naked cuticle homolog 2-like isoform X1, with amino-acid sequence MGKKYSKQAWISREGPEGDCVAENDATNLTLDFTEEPKEKATCTADFTYKGYPVNVLQDGHCGSEKEFCKKYSYYDYPIEVVELPDEPDGKRFELFFEREGQVEASTQTTRPITAVSECGQSIKSTGSDRQEWSYTLYDFEGQGQVTRDDVKNLVKSIYDVLGKSISHPKGTQKDPVKKLCVKLSLSKERGRDLNSRTRHECVLTGSGFEEHPRRSKGRKYLSIQREGSLTVNPPSTDCLGQFRPKSSLCEPIQSEQHASSSGHPRRSSSCRRCEHRQPVDKDCVRNDPRRSANPVDSKGMYHFPKRMQTGPGECNPPVSNSEEMTRVKDWINQWCHMYDKGEEEPREEHHRHKHKLHHRHRVCQTNSCDMGCGLRRCPQYLDLATDHLTYPYHTESQSFPFANGSPSPQHSHRHSEYHHCRRNLTRDSDLCHQDGQPVMHRHEHHHHHSHHHYHHYVS; translated from the exons ATGGGAAAGAAGTACAGCAAACAAG CGTGGATATCAAGAGAGGGACCCGAAG GGGACTGCGTGGCGGAAAATGACGCTACAAATCTGACTTTGGATTTCACTGAAGAACCGAAAGAAAAGGCTACATGTACGGCCGACTTCACATACAAGGGCTACCCTGTCAATGTA CTGCAAGATGGACACTGTGGATCAGAAAAAGAGTTCTGTAAAAAGTATTCTTACTATGACTATCCCATTGAAG TTGTTGAATTACCTGATGAACCAGATGGTAAAAGATTTGAGCTGTTTTTTGAGCGCGAAGGACAGGTTGAAGCTTCTACCCAAACCACGAGGCCAATCACG GCGGTAAGTGAATGTGGTCAGTCAATTAAATCAACAGGATCAGACCGGCAGGAATGGTCATACACCCTTTATGACTTTGAAGGCCAAGGCCAAGTCACTCGAGat GACGTGAAGAACCTTGTGAAGTCAATCTATGATGTCCTTGGCAAAAGCATTTCTCATCCCAAAGGAACACAAAAAGATCCTGTTAAAAAACTCTGTGTGAAATTGTCACTCTCAAAGGAAAGAGGCAGAGATCTTAATAGTAGGACAAGGCATGAATGTGTCCTGACTGGTAGTGGCTTTGAGGAACATCCCAGAAGGAGTAAAGGCAGAAAGTACCTTTCAATACAAAGAGAGGGGTCTTTGACTGTGAACCCTCCATCTACAGACTGCCTTGGTCAATTCAGACCTAAGAGCAGCCTGTGTGAGCCAATACAGTCAGAGCAACATGCCAGCAGCAGTGGGCATCCTCGCAGATCATCATCATGCAGGAGGTGTGAGCACAGGCAACCTGTTGACAAGGATTGTGTGAGAAATGACCCCCGAAGGAGTGCCAACCCTGTTGACTCAAAGGGAATGTATCATTTCCCTAAGAGAATGCAAACTGGGCCTGGAGAATGTAACCCACCAGTATCCAATAGCGAGGAAATGACCAGAGTTAAGGATTGGATCAATCAGTGGTGTCACATGTATGACAAGGGGGAGGAAGAACCCCGTGAAGAACACCACAGGCACAAACATAAGCTGCACCATCGACATCGTGTCTGCCAAACCAACAGCTGTGATATGGGCTGTGGCCTTCGTCGCTGCCCTCAGTACCTTGATCTTGCAACAGATCACCTAACCTACCCTTACCACACAGAAAGTCAGTCATTCCCTTTTGCAAATGGATCTCCCTCACCACAGCACAGTCACAGACACAGTGAATATCATCACTGTAGGCGCAACTTAACTAGAGACAGTGACTTATGTCATCAGGATGGACAACCAGTCATGCATCGCCATGAGCACCACCACCATCACAGtcaccatcattatcatcactatGTCAGCTAA
- the LOC131771818 gene encoding type I iodothyronine deiodinase-like gives MIPVCQKMLQNLFLKWTRCRVHPEEFWHTMFNTEMRNTLLHILWRDLVKKAFLHGPAIDVPVLCLDGEIPRRCNLLDFQQPGRPLVINFGSCSUPEFMVDLQQFNKMVRRYQGQVDFLVLYIEEAHPVDGWAFKNNPKILQHRTIEERCAAAKLLQPYCPDEVSIVVDTMCDAANAAYGAIPERLYVIKDDVISYQGGVGPFSYDLAEVETCLTQIFQEQN, from the exons ATGATTCCAGTGTGTCAGAAAATGCTGCAAAACCTCTTCCTAAAATGGACAAGGTGTCGAGTACATCCAGAAGAGTTTTGGCACACTATGTTTAACACTGAAATGCGAAACACTCTTTTGCATATTCTTTGGAgagatcttgtcaagaaagcATTTCTTCATGGACCCGCAATTGACGTTCCAGTACTCTGCCTTGATGGTGAAATTCCTCGGCGGTGTAATTTGTTAGACTTCCAGCAACCAGGCCGGCCATTGGTGATAAACTTTGGGTCATGTTCCTGACCAGAGTTCATGGTGGACCTACAACAGTTTAATAAAATGGTCCGCCGCTATCAGGGACAAGTCGACTTCCTTGTTTTATACATCGAAGAAGCACATCCAGTGGACGGTTGGGCGTTTAAG AACAACCCCAAGATACTTCAACACCGAACTATAGAAGAAAGGTGCGCGGCTGCTAAGCTTCTTCAGCCTTATTGTCCTGACGAGGTTTCAATAGTTGTTGATACAATGTGCGACGCTGCAAATGCCGCTTATGGTGCCATACCGGAAAGACTTTACGTCATCAAGGATGATGTTATATCATACCAGGGAGGGGTAGGGCCTTTTTCATACGATCTTGCAGAGGTGGAAACTTGTCTGACTCAGATATTTCAAGAACAAAATTGA